The following proteins are encoded in a genomic region of Ornithinibacillus sp. 4-3:
- a CDS encoding rhomboid family intramembrane serine protease: MSSLFIRTERSIKEFAQLYPIVTTLVVIHFVLWLMINFMQLPFAIELYYWGFGHNFSITINNEYWRFITPIFLHADLMHTLFNSFALVIFGPALERMLGKGKFIFAYLAAGIIGNLGTYFIDTTSLIPHVGASGSIFGLFGIYMYMVLRRKDLIDSANAQIVLTIFVIGLIMTFIRPNINIAGHIFGFIGGIALSPIILQNAVHFSNYPIHRKRQHKDGEIQFDPNRWNKRRLSKKMKRNLIWIIFAIIAIISLWNRF, from the coding sequence GTGAGCTCATTGTTTATCCGAACAGAAAGAAGCATAAAAGAATTTGCTCAGCTGTACCCAATTGTAACCACACTTGTCGTTATCCATTTTGTATTATGGCTTATGATTAATTTTATGCAGCTTCCTTTCGCCATTGAATTATACTATTGGGGATTTGGTCATAACTTTTCTATTACGATCAATAATGAGTATTGGCGTTTTATTACTCCAATATTTCTTCATGCAGATCTTATGCATACCTTATTTAACTCCTTTGCATTAGTTATTTTTGGTCCTGCCTTAGAACGTATGCTTGGAAAAGGTAAATTTATTTTTGCTTATCTCGCAGCAGGTATAATTGGTAACTTAGGAACCTATTTTATTGATACTACTTCTTTAATTCCTCATGTTGGGGCTTCTGGTTCCATCTTTGGTTTATTTGGAATCTATATGTATATGGTACTTCGCCGTAAAGATTTAATTGATTCTGCAAATGCTCAGATCGTATTAACCATTTTTGTTATCGGACTGATTATGACGTTTATTCGTCCAAACATAAACATTGCCGGACATATTTTTGGTTTTATTGGTGGTATAGCGCTTAGCCCTATTATATTACAAAATGCTGTGCACTTCTCAAACTATCCAATTCACCGAAAACGGCAACATAAAGATGGTGAAATACAATTTGATCCGAACCGCTGGAATAAACGACGGTTATCAAAAAAGATGAAAAGGAACTTAATTTGGATTATTTTTGCAATTATAGCTATCATTAGCTTATGGAATCGTTTTTAA
- the acpS gene encoding holo-ACP synthase, translating into MIVGIGLDIVELKRIENSLTKGSRLMKRVLTLEEQKLFTKLSSERRKIEFLAGRFAAKEAFAKAAGTGIGKLSFQDMEVLKNEQGAPVMTVQGYKDYVVFISITHSEAYAVAQVIIEDVQKIR; encoded by the coding sequence ATGATTGTAGGAATAGGATTAGATATCGTTGAATTAAAAAGGATTGAAAATAGTTTAACTAAGGGAAGCAGGCTAATGAAACGTGTCTTAACACTTGAAGAACAAAAATTATTTACAAAATTATCAAGTGAACGACGAAAAATAGAATTTCTAGCTGGACGTTTTGCAGCAAAAGAAGCATTTGCTAAAGCGGCAGGAACAGGTATTGGTAAACTAAGCTTTCAGGATATGGAAGTATTAAAAAATGAACAAGGGGCTCCAGTAATGACGGTTCAAGGATATAAAGATTATGTGGTTTTTATATCTATTACACATAGTGAAGCGTATGCTGTTGCTCAAGTGATTATAGAGGATGTTCAAAAAATCCGGTGA
- a CDS encoding PH domain-containing protein, whose translation MRQPPKNRIASEVKKAWKITASIYFIIFWIILIIGFIFMRKYQLPIWPSVLSFVVLSIATYLFIFVIPKLRWRRWRYEVFEQEVYIQHGMLIVTRTLVPMIRVQHVDTSQGPILKKFGLANLTISTAATIHEIPALKEEEASYLRDQISALARVDEDDV comes from the coding sequence ATGAGACAGCCACCAAAGAATCGAATCGCTTCAGAAGTAAAGAAGGCTTGGAAAATTACTGCGAGTATTTATTTTATAATTTTTTGGATTATATTAATTATTGGTTTTATATTTATGAGGAAATATCAGCTTCCAATCTGGCCTAGTGTGTTATCTTTTGTTGTTTTAAGCATAGCTACCTATCTGTTCATTTTTGTAATACCTAAGCTGCGTTGGCGCCGATGGAGATACGAGGTGTTTGAACAGGAAGTTTATATACAGCATGGTATGTTAATCGTCACAAGGACGCTTGTACCGATGATTCGAGTGCAGCATGTCGATACAAGTCAGGGACCAATCTTAAAAAAATTTGGTTTAGCAAATCTTACTATATCTACTGCTGCTACAATACATGAGATTCCAGCTTTAAAAGAAGAAGAAGCATCTTATTTACGAGATCAAATTTCGGCATTGGCTAGGGTAGATGAAGATGATGTTTGA
- a CDS encoding cytochrome c oxidase assembly protein, with protein MGASVFSNYSWFELWRPFYLVILVIAGYLYIKHMIRSPIFKVNRNQIQYFFIAITLFYLMKGTPYHVIAKDYLFSAHTFQLAILCFAVIPLLILSFPVEFLRRVFWNYRMKFTLRIFSHPWLNAFLFNSLLSIYFIPPIFNFLKSHIWLLVIAQIIITALAFFMWWIIIAPIPEINMLSNVKKIIYIFFASALLLPIGFFLLIVQVEHYPIYGMVAGEFFKPLNAIYDQQLAGGLLKFTQLISYVYALLFIVLGWGRTEEEKEGEVDEDTRIIRGVVIPYKKKE; from the coding sequence GTGGGTGCTTCTGTTTTTTCCAATTATTCTTGGTTTGAACTTTGGAGACCTTTCTATCTAGTAATTTTGGTCATAGCTGGTTACTTATATATAAAACATATGATTCGTTCGCCAATCTTTAAAGTGAATCGAAATCAAATTCAATATTTTTTCATCGCTATTACACTCTTCTATCTGATGAAGGGTACTCCTTATCATGTTATTGCTAAGGATTATTTATTCTCAGCTCATACTTTTCAGTTAGCTATTCTATGCTTTGCTGTCATTCCATTACTTATTTTAAGTTTCCCAGTGGAATTTTTACGACGTGTATTTTGGAATTATCGAATGAAATTTACCTTACGGATTTTTTCACATCCATGGTTGAATGCCTTTTTATTTAACAGTCTACTGTCTATTTATTTTATTCCACCTATCTTTAATTTTCTAAAAAGCCATATTTGGTTATTGGTGATTGCACAAATCATTATCACCGCTTTAGCTTTTTTCATGTGGTGGATTATCATTGCACCAATTCCAGAAATAAATATGCTTAGTAATGTGAAAAAAATTATCTATATTTTCTTTGCTTCAGCCCTACTATTACCAATAGGTTTTTTCCTGCTTATTGTTCAAGTGGAGCACTACCCTATATATGGCATGGTAGCGGGAGAATTTTTCAAACCGCTAAATGCAATATATGATCAACAGCTTGCAGGTGGTCTCTTAAAATTCACCCAGTTAATAAGCTATGTTTATGCGTTGTTATTTATTGTACTTGGCTGGGGAAGAACAGAAGAAGAAAAAGAAGGAGAAGTCGATGAAGATACCCGTATTATCCGTGGTGTTGTGATTCCTTATAAAAAGAAAGAATGA
- a CDS encoding CopG family ribbon-helix-helix protein, whose product MSENIQEVSVKMPKNLLNEVNGLMDYQYRDLSDFICQATKTYLQHKKAENMRSYYETMQKGYVEMGRINLTMASEAFQAEEEADDTLERSVIGV is encoded by the coding sequence ATGTCGGAAAACATACAGGAAGTTTCAGTTAAAATGCCAAAAAACCTTTTAAATGAGGTGAATGGATTAATGGACTATCAATATCGTGATTTGAGTGATTTTATATGTCAAGCGACGAAAACATACTTGCAACATAAAAAAGCGGAGAATATGCGATCATATTATGAAACAATGCAGAAAGGATATGTAGAGATGGGACGAATTAATCTAACAATGGCTTCTGAAGCTTTTCAGGCAGAAGAGGAGGCTGATGACACATTAGAGCGCTCTGTGATAGGGGTGTGA
- a CDS encoding anti-sigma regulatory factor, producing MKSQACININKEWDIVGARQYGRDIANKVGFGTVDQARIATVISELARNIYLYASKGKICVEVIKFDKEGICIIAIDEGPGIDNISDVMQDGYTTSGGLGAGLPGARRLMDEFEIHSEVGKGTKIKTIKWLR from the coding sequence ATGAAATCCCAAGCCTGTATAAATATTAATAAAGAATGGGATATCGTTGGAGCCCGACAATATGGTCGAGATATTGCAAACAAGGTTGGGTTTGGGACTGTTGACCAAGCGAGAATTGCAACTGTAATATCGGAACTAGCCCGCAATATATATTTATATGCTTCCAAAGGAAAAATATGTGTTGAAGTGATTAAATTTGATAAAGAAGGTATTTGTATTATAGCAATTGATGAAGGGCCAGGTATTGATAATATAAGTGATGTTATGCAAGATGGTTACACTACTTCTGGCGGACTAGGTGCAGGGTTACCTGGAGCTAGACGTTTAATGGATGAATTTGAAATCCATTCGGAAGTAGGTAAAGGAACGAAAATAAAAACAATAAAATGGTTGCGATAA
- the alr gene encoding alanine racemase, which produces MQQTLYRETWAEIDLSAIAHNVREVRGLLPKETELLAVVKADGYGHGSVEVAKVALQSGASGLAVALLEEALTLREGGITAPILVLGRVAAKDAHVAATHDITLMFFQKEWIQEVNSYEFDKALNLHMKWDSGFGRLGVRGVEQLQELLTELNKNENIHLAGVYTHFATADEEDISYYKLQSERFKQLQSYFNKYWKEPVKFHTGNSAASIRFPEDMQQISRLGIAMYGLYPSEATKKDTSIKLKPAYSLHSRLAHVKNVEKDEGIGYGCTYYCEEEEWIGTFPIGYADGWRRSLQGMEVLVEGKRFPIVGRVCMDQTMVRLDKEYPVGTKVTLIGAQGEEHITADEVASYIDTINYEVPCMITGRVPRIYKNRPSSNS; this is translated from the coding sequence ATGCAGCAAACATTATACCGAGAGACGTGGGCAGAAATTGATTTATCAGCAATTGCTCATAATGTGAGAGAAGTAAGAGGACTATTACCAAAAGAAACAGAACTTCTTGCTGTGGTTAAAGCAGATGGCTATGGGCATGGATCAGTAGAAGTGGCAAAGGTAGCGCTTCAATCAGGAGCATCCGGTTTGGCGGTTGCTTTATTAGAAGAAGCGTTAACTTTAAGAGAAGGTGGTATCACAGCACCAATTTTAGTATTAGGAAGGGTTGCAGCAAAGGATGCTCATGTGGCTGCCACACATGATATTACATTAATGTTCTTCCAAAAAGAGTGGATTCAAGAAGTAAATAGTTATGAATTTGACAAAGCTTTAAATCTACACATGAAATGGGATTCTGGATTTGGTCGGCTCGGAGTGCGTGGAGTAGAACAACTCCAGGAATTATTAACAGAACTTAATAAGAATGAAAATATTCATTTGGCAGGAGTTTATACACATTTTGCAACAGCAGATGAGGAAGATATATCATATTATAAATTACAATCTGAGCGCTTTAAGCAACTACAATCGTACTTTAATAAGTATTGGAAAGAACCAGTTAAATTTCATACAGGAAATAGTGCTGCGTCGATTCGTTTTCCAGAGGATATGCAGCAAATAAGCCGTTTAGGAATAGCGATGTATGGTTTATATCCTTCTGAAGCTACGAAAAAGGATACTTCCATTAAGTTAAAGCCAGCTTATTCGTTACATAGTCGTTTAGCACATGTGAAAAATGTGGAAAAAGATGAAGGTATTGGTTATGGTTGTACGTATTATTGTGAAGAAGAAGAATGGATTGGAACATTTCCTATTGGATATGCGGATGGCTGGAGACGAAGCTTACAAGGAATGGAAGTATTAGTGGAAGGCAAACGTTTCCCGATCGTAGGGCGAGTTTGTATGGATCAGACGATGGTTCGTTTAGACAAAGAGTATCCAGTAGGGACTAAAGTAACATTAATTGGAGCACAAGGGGAAGAGCATATTACAGCAGATGAAGTTGCGAGTTATATCGATACTATTAATTATGAGGTTCCATGCATGATTACAGGACGTGTTCCAAGAATTTATAAGAACCGTCCATCATCAAATAGTTAG
- a CDS encoding STAS domain-containing protein: MRIPILKLHNYLLASIQTELDDNTAIDFQEDLLDTIHRTGATGVVIDLTSVEMIDSFIAKVLGDVVSMSDLMGAKVVLTGIKPAVAMILIDLGIDLKNVPTALNLEQGLIKLHRELEE, from the coding sequence TTGCGAATTCCTATACTAAAATTGCATAATTATCTCCTCGCTTCTATTCAAACAGAATTAGATGATAATACTGCAATTGATTTTCAAGAGGACTTACTAGATACGATTCATCGTACAGGTGCTACAGGTGTGGTCATTGATTTAACATCTGTGGAAATGATTGATTCGTTTATTGCCAAAGTATTGGGTGACGTTGTCAGCATGTCAGATTTAATGGGGGCGAAAGTGGTTTTAACTGGAATTAAGCCTGCAGTTGCAATGATTTTAATTGATTTAGGAATCGATTTAAAAAATGTGCCTACAGCCTTGAATCTAGAACAAGGCCTAATAAAACTTCATCGTGAGTTGGAGGAATAA
- a CDS encoding PH domain-containing protein, which yields MMFEQKRLHPIAILFNLIVIIKNTLFIIIAAFLGISVSYFFLIGILGFILFIIVFSFLSWYRFIYWIENDELRIEYGIFVRKKRMISKNRIQSIDLTANPIHRLLGLVKVQVETAGSNEGAEASLSAVHLTEAEQLKSILKEQSLSSDIAEEVEQQNQVQEKISPQRLFMAGTTSSSIGVLLAIVAFGFSKVEQFLPEHLYENTVALIISFSLSMIIVLAFLFFFILWLIGIAGTMLKYWNFTIVKQGKELLIQRGLLETKQLTIPLNRIQAIEIEQSLIRQPLGYVSLHVVVAGSDVKEGFPVVFPFMRMVEVESFLQRFLPDYTGMLVPLKPLPKRALKFYIFRALIPMIILSILIWYFLPNFLWVIILLSMLGIGIGYLRYKDSGYRIQGKKVTWCKRLIGKTIVLVYHRRIQAFEEKQFKVQAWQKLATARLSIIGSLGAGTHYTLKDLEEADVEEIGDWYSYREN from the coding sequence ATGATGTTTGAACAAAAAAGATTACATCCAATTGCCATTTTATTTAATTTAATTGTGATAATAAAAAATACATTGTTCATAATTATCGCTGCTTTTTTGGGAATAAGCGTTTCTTATTTTTTTCTAATCGGTATTCTTGGCTTTATTCTATTTATTATTGTTTTTAGCTTTTTAAGTTGGTACCGTTTTATATATTGGATAGAAAATGATGAATTAAGAATCGAATATGGGATTTTTGTTCGTAAAAAACGCATGATCTCTAAGAATCGCATCCAATCAATTGATTTGACAGCCAATCCAATTCATCGATTGCTCGGTCTAGTGAAAGTACAAGTGGAAACAGCTGGAAGCAATGAGGGAGCAGAGGCTTCTTTAAGTGCAGTACATCTCACGGAAGCTGAGCAACTAAAATCAATTTTAAAGGAGCAATCTCTTTCAAGTGATATAGCAGAAGAGGTAGAGCAGCAGAATCAAGTGCAGGAAAAGATCTCACCTCAGCGCTTATTTATGGCGGGTACAACGTCAAGTAGTATTGGAGTGCTTCTAGCTATTGTTGCTTTTGGTTTTTCAAAGGTTGAACAGTTTTTACCAGAACATCTTTATGAGAACACGGTTGCTTTAATCATTAGCTTTAGTCTTTCGATGATCATTGTTCTGGCTTTTTTATTCTTCTTCATCCTATGGCTCATTGGTATTGCTGGAACCATGTTAAAATATTGGAATTTTACTATTGTAAAGCAGGGGAAAGAGCTTTTAATTCAAAGAGGCTTACTGGAGACAAAGCAATTAACTATTCCTTTAAATCGCATTCAGGCAATCGAAATTGAACAAAGTCTAATTCGGCAACCTCTTGGTTATGTTAGTCTACATGTTGTTGTAGCTGGAAGTGATGTCAAAGAAGGATTTCCAGTTGTTTTTCCATTTATGCGTATGGTGGAGGTAGAAAGCTTTCTGCAACGATTTTTACCTGACTATACAGGGATGCTTGTACCCTTGAAACCATTGCCTAAACGGGCATTAAAGTTTTATATTTTTCGAGCTCTAATCCCAATGATAATTCTATCAATCCTTATTTGGTACTTCCTTCCTAATTTTTTGTGGGTAATTATTTTATTAAGTATGCTTGGGATTGGAATCGGTTATTTGCGCTATAAAGATTCTGGTTATCGTATTCAAGGAAAAAAGGTAACCTGGTGCAAGCGATTAATTGGTAAAACGATTGTACTTGTCTATCATCGTCGTATACAAGCATTTGAAGAAAAGCAGTTTAAGGTACAGGCTTGGCAGAAATTAGCAACAGCGCGTTTGTCAATTATCGGTTCGCTAGGTGCTGGGACACATTATACATTAAAAGATTTAGAGGAAGCTGATGTGGAAGAGATCGGTGATTGGTATTCTTATCGGGAAAATTAA
- a CDS encoding DEAD/DEAH box helicase has translation MTTFKELGVTEQILTALDKMGFEEATPIQEQTIPFAKSGLDVIGQAQTGTGKTAAFGIPMLEKIDKKERKIQGLVVAPTRELAIQVAEEINRLGHVKRIKALPVYGGQHMERQIRALKDGPQIVVATPGRLLDHMRRKTVRVDSLKTIVLDEADEMLNMGFIDDIREILKAVPDERQTLLFSATMPKEIREIATTMMNDPKEIKVKATEITVENIDQYFIEVPERNKFDTLTNHLDIHEPTLAIIFGRTKKRVDEIAEGLQVRGFRAEGIHGDLTQSKRMSVLNKFKSGRIEVLVATDVAARGLDISGVTHVYNFDIPQDPESYVHRIGRTGRAGKTGEALSFITPREIGHLKEIERVAKTKIKRMMPPTNKEARAGQQQVAVSKLLKVIAEKDLSNYHEMATELLEEHDSVTIISAALSMITQERNNTPVKLSSVQPISVRNRNPRGGQNNRSNNRGNRNNRRSNSKRTQNQYRSQGSRPRQGQNRRKQHSK, from the coding sequence GTGACAACATTTAAAGAACTAGGTGTAACCGAACAAATTTTAACCGCATTAGATAAAATGGGGTTTGAGGAGGCTACACCAATTCAAGAACAAACTATTCCATTTGCGAAATCAGGACTTGATGTAATTGGACAAGCGCAAACCGGAACAGGAAAAACAGCGGCATTTGGTATTCCGATGCTGGAAAAGATTGACAAAAAAGAAAGAAAAATTCAAGGACTTGTTGTAGCTCCCACACGTGAATTAGCTATTCAAGTAGCAGAAGAAATTAATCGTCTTGGTCATGTGAAGAGAATAAAAGCTCTACCAGTTTATGGCGGACAGCATATGGAACGTCAAATCCGTGCCTTAAAAGATGGTCCACAAATTGTGGTAGCAACCCCAGGAAGATTACTGGATCATATGCGCAGAAAAACAGTGCGTGTAGATTCTTTAAAAACAATCGTACTTGATGAAGCAGATGAAATGTTAAACATGGGCTTTATTGATGATATCCGTGAGATTTTAAAGGCTGTTCCAGATGAAAGACAGACATTATTGTTCTCAGCAACAATGCCGAAAGAAATTCGCGAAATTGCGACAACGATGATGAATGATCCAAAAGAGATTAAAGTAAAAGCAACAGAGATAACAGTTGAAAATATTGATCAATATTTCATTGAAGTTCCTGAGAGAAATAAATTTGATACATTAACTAACCATTTAGATATTCATGAGCCTACATTAGCAATAATTTTTGGTAGAACGAAAAAACGTGTAGATGAAATTGCTGAAGGTTTACAAGTAAGAGGTTTTCGTGCTGAAGGAATTCATGGTGATTTAACACAAAGTAAGCGTATGTCTGTATTAAATAAATTTAAAAGTGGACGCATTGAAGTACTAGTAGCAACAGATGTTGCAGCTCGTGGTTTAGATATTTCTGGTGTAACACATGTATATAATTTTGATATCCCACAAGATCCAGAGAGCTATGTACACCGTATTGGTCGTACAGGCCGTGCTGGAAAAACAGGAGAAGCACTTTCTTTCATTACGCCAAGAGAAATTGGGCACTTAAAAGAAATTGAACGTGTAGCAAAAACGAAAATTAAACGTATGATGCCACCAACAAATAAAGAAGCAAGAGCTGGTCAACAACAAGTTGCAGTTAGTAAGCTGCTTAAAGTAATTGCTGAAAAAGATTTATCTAATTATCATGAAATGGCAACTGAATTACTTGAGGAGCATGATTCAGTTACGATTATTTCAGCTGCGTTAAGTATGATTACACAGGAGAGAAATAACACACCAGTTAAACTTTCTTCTGTACAACCAATTAGTGTTCGTAATCGAAATCCACGTGGTGGACAGAATAATCGTAGCAATAACCGTGGCAATCGAAATAATCGTCGCTCAAATAGCAAACGCACGCAAAATCAGTATCGTTCTCAAGGATCAAGACCACGTCAAGGTCAAAATAGAAGAAAACAACATTCTAAATAA
- a CDS encoding RsbT co-antagonist protein RsbRA — protein sequence MDNQFRDIVLENSDVIIKRWIQEVEALRLENYTDQISDRLLDSTNREFVNVIFHSIRNEGETAEVRAFSEKLIHLGWPLSYITDGLHVFRRVIIECILTELRKEESAFIFSVLNSADQWVEPIIRHLVNEYSGNWEHTVSLQRVALQELSAPLIPVMDGITVMPLVGTIDTERAKLIMENLLDGVMKHNAEVVLMDITGVPVVDTMVAHHIIQAVEAVRIIGSTCILVGIRPEIAQTIVSLGIDLAEYPTKSSLKKGFTAALELTNRKIVQTKEEEVSIDELIKSLHKE from the coding sequence TTGGATAATCAATTTAGAGATATTGTGTTAGAAAACAGTGATGTAATTATTAAAAGATGGATTCAAGAGGTAGAAGCATTACGTCTAGAAAACTATACAGATCAAATATCTGATCGCCTTTTGGATAGTACCAATAGAGAGTTTGTAAATGTGATTTTCCATAGTATACGTAATGAAGGTGAGACAGCTGAAGTTCGAGCTTTCTCTGAAAAGTTAATTCATCTTGGTTGGCCTTTAAGCTATATTACAGATGGTCTTCATGTATTTCGCCGAGTCATCATTGAATGTATTTTGACGGAATTACGAAAAGAAGAATCTGCATTTATTTTTTCTGTATTAAATAGTGCAGATCAATGGGTAGAGCCGATTATTCGACATCTTGTTAACGAGTACTCGGGCAATTGGGAGCATACAGTGTCATTACAGCGTGTAGCTCTTCAAGAATTATCTGCGCCACTGATTCCCGTGATGGATGGTATTACTGTTATGCCATTGGTAGGAACAATTGATACAGAACGTGCGAAATTAATTATGGAAAACTTGCTGGATGGTGTTATGAAACATAATGCAGAGGTTGTACTAATGGATATTACTGGTGTTCCAGTTGTTGATACGATGGTTGCTCATCATATTATTCAAGCGGTAGAAGCCGTTCGAATTATTGGCTCTACTTGTATTCTTGTCGGAATTCGTCCAGAAATTGCTCAAACAATTGTTAGCTTAGGAATTGATTTAGCAGAATATCCGACAAAAAGCTCTTTGAAGAAAGGTTTTACCGCGGCACTTGAATTGACAAATAGAAAAATTGTCCAAACGAAGGAAGAGGAAGTCTCCATTGATGAGTTAATCAAATCTTTACATAAGGAGTGA
- a CDS encoding outer membrane lipoprotein carrier protein LolA has translation MRKWKWSRIVMVFFVMLFLAACGGKSQESVLSKIEEKLEEADGYKVKAEMLMRTGQDEQVYEIDVWHKKQNFYRISLTNPQDEKGGQVILKNEEGVFVLTPALKKSFKFQSDWPDNSSQPYLLQSLVKDVVNDKEAVFETTDQHYIFQTKTNYQNNTLLPFQEIYFDKKEYTPVLVKVLDKDKKSQVEVRFSRFENNPDFATDDFKTEETLASLSATAEETVVTEAEEMPFTVMLPLYTAGSELVDKKEVETDEGKRVILTFAGEKNFTLVQQEEPTVETATTSEEVKGDMIHLGHAIGFITNQVIEWSKDGTHYMLASDELTKEELIEVAQSVQGQEVK, from the coding sequence ATGAGAAAATGGAAATGGTCACGAATAGTGATGGTATTCTTTGTAATGTTATTTTTAGCAGCCTGTGGAGGGAAGTCTCAGGAGAGTGTGCTGTCAAAGATTGAGGAAAAACTAGAAGAGGCCGACGGTTATAAAGTAAAAGCAGAAATGCTCATGAGAACTGGTCAAGATGAACAAGTTTATGAGATAGATGTTTGGCATAAGAAGCAAAACTTTTATCGAATTTCTTTAACAAACCCTCAAGATGAAAAAGGCGGGCAAGTAATTTTAAAGAATGAAGAAGGAGTATTTGTATTAACGCCGGCTCTAAAGAAAAGCTTTAAATTCCAGTCAGATTGGCCAGATAACAGTAGTCAGCCCTACTTATTACAGTCACTTGTAAAAGATGTAGTAAATGATAAGGAAGCTGTTTTTGAGACAACAGATCAACATTATATTTTCCAAACAAAGACGAATTATCAAAATAACACCTTATTGCCTTTCCAAGAAATTTATTTTGATAAAAAAGAGTATACCCCTGTACTTGTCAAAGTTTTAGATAAAGATAAAAAATCACAGGTAGAAGTAAGATTCTCTAGATTTGAGAATAATCCCGACTTTGCGACTGATGACTTTAAGACAGAAGAGACATTAGCAAGCTTAAGTGCTACAGCAGAAGAAACAGTAGTAACAGAAGCAGAAGAAATGCCGTTTACAGTCATGTTACCTTTGTACACCGCTGGATCAGAGCTAGTTGATAAAAAAGAAGTGGAAACAGATGAAGGAAAACGAGTCATTTTAACTTTTGCTGGGGAGAAGAACTTTACACTAGTTCAGCAAGAAGAACCGACAGTGGAGACAGCTACTACTTCAGAAGAAGTGAAGGGAGACATGATTCACCTAGGCCATGCTATTGGCTTTATTACGAATCAAGTCATTGAATGGAGTAAAGATGGAACGCATTATATGCTTGCAAGTGATGAATTAACAAAAGAAGAACTGATTGAGGTAGCACAATCTGTGCAGGGCCAAGAAGTGAAATAA
- a CDS encoding type II toxin-antitoxin system PemK/MazF family toxin, giving the protein MHIQRGEVYFADLSPVVGSEQGGVRPVLIIQNDIGNRYSPTVIVAAITAQIQKAKLPTHVEIDAEKYGFDRNSVILLEQIRTLDKQRLTDKITKLDDDMMEKINHALEISLGLKDMYDK; this is encoded by the coding sequence TTGCACATTCAAAGAGGCGAAGTATATTTCGCTGATTTATCTCCCGTAGTTGGGTCAGAACAAGGGGGCGTTCGTCCAGTATTAATTATTCAGAATGATATTGGAAATCGATATAGTCCTACAGTAATTGTAGCGGCAATTACGGCGCAAATTCAAAAAGCAAAGTTGCCAACACATGTAGAAATTGATGCTGAAAAATACGGTTTTGATCGAAACTCAGTTATTTTATTGGAACAAATACGCACATTAGATAAACAAAGATTGACGGATAAAATTACAAAATTAGATGATGATATGATGGAGAAAATCAATCATGCATTAGAAATTAGTTTAGGGCTTAAAGATATGTATGATAAATAG